A region of Salvelinus alpinus chromosome 24, SLU_Salpinus.1, whole genome shotgun sequence DNA encodes the following proteins:
- the ugt5g2 gene encoding UDP glucuronosyltransferase 5 family, polypeptide G2, with product MSERVQRSLVLPTFVWLLLPLMLLLLTLPLGCHGSRILVFPIDGSHWVNMEVLVKELHGRSHQMTVIRQADSWFVRERSPHYTSVTVKLGVTTFDLSFFEQAVRNVLEGRRKGLVMGSLVQIRELVSILRAAHSSTRTMLSIMLEDWALMTQLKDSRFDLMLTDPGMPAGIIIAHYLNLTMVYNVRWMSFGEGHFSIAPSPISYVPVPGSGLTDNMGLLQRTQNLIHYIINLLQERLLVLPIYSDILDQHFPLGTNLLSLQQSADMWLMRVDFVFEFPRPTMPNVVYIGGFQCRPAKPLPGELEAFMQSSGEQGVVVMSLGTLISALPKEVTEAVAAAFAQLPQKVVWRLMGKRPSSLGNNTLLLDWLPQNDLLGHPKTRAFVAHGGTNGIYEAIYHGVPVLGLPLLFDQQDNLVRLQAKGAAQVLDAATLTEWEFLEALQDILKNPSYQRSMKRLSSLHRDQPLHPLDRAVFWVEYVIRNKGASHLRTEAYSMPWYSYYSLDVVVLLLTIPLGSVGALFSFVRVLLKQRSKKTMPHLGNTKIENSAKPDSKRVGNIPQLDKKKTEKMSHADKKKTEKTQTVKSKGK from the coding sequence ATGTCTGAGCGTGTGCAGAGATCTCTGGTTCTGCCCACCTTTGTCTGGCTCCTCCTCCCATTgatgctcctcctcctcacactgccCCTTGGTTGCCATGGCAGCAGGATCCTGGTGTTCCCTATAGATGGCAGCCACTGGGTCAACATGGAGGTGTTGGTGAAGGAGCTCCATGGGCGTAGTCACCAGATGACTGTGATACGACAGGCTGACAGCTGGTTCGTCAGGGAGCGTTCACCACACTACACCTCAGTCACGGTAAAGCTGGGGGTTACAACGTTCGACCTGAGCTTTTTTGAGCAGGCGGTGCGTAATGTCCTGGAGGGACGCAGGAAAGGCCTGGTGATGGGCAGCCTGGTCCAGATCAGAGAGCTGGTGTCCATTCTGAGAGCTGCCCACAGCTCCACCCGCACCATGCTCTCCATTATGCTGGAGGACTGGGCCCTGATGACACAGCTCAAGGACTCGCGCTTTGATCTCATGCTCACGGACCCCGGCATGCCTGCTGGTATCATCATAGCACATTACCTCAACCTGACCATGGTCTACAATGTGCGCTGGATGAGCTTTGGAGAGGGCCATTTCTCCATAGCCCCCTCTCCTATCTCGTATGTGCCTGTACCAGGCTCTGGGCTCACTGACAACATGGGTCTCCTCCAGAGGACACAAAATCTCATACATTACATCATCAACCTCCTCCAGGAGCGCCTGTTGGTGCTACCCATTTACAGTGACATACTGGATCAGCATTTCCCCCTAGGGACTAACCTGCTATCCTTGCAGCAGTCAGCTGACATGTGGCTGATGAGGGTGGACTTTGTATTTGAGTTCCCGCGGCCCACTATGCCTAATGTGGTCTACATAGGGGGGTTCCAGTGTCGACCGGCCAAGCCACTGCCTGGGGAGCTGGAGGCCTTCATGCAGAGCTCTGGGGAGCAGGGGGTGGTGGTGATGTCCCTGGGCACCCTAATCTCTGCTCTGCCTAAGGAGGTGACTGAGGCTGTTGCTGCCGCCTTTGCCCAACTGCCACAGAAGGTTGTATGGAGGTTAATGGGGAAAAGACCATCCTCTCTAGGGAACAACACCCTTCTGCTGGACTGGCTTCCCCAGAACGACCTCCTGGGCCACCCAAAGACCCGAGCCTTCGTGGCCCACGGAGGCACCAACGGTATCTATGAGGCCATCTACCATGGTGTCCCTGTGCTGGGCCTGCCTCTGCTGTTTGACCAGCAGGACAACCTGGTGCGTCTGCAAGCCAAGGGAGCGGCCCAGGTGCTGGATGCAGCCACACTCACGGAATGGGAGTTCCTGGAGGCGTTGCAGGACATCCTGAAGAACCCTTCTTACCAGCGCAGCATGAAGAGACTGTCCAGCCTACACAGAGACCAGCCTCTGCATCCACTGGATCGTGCAGTCTTCTGGGTTGAGTATGTGATCAGGAACAAAGGAGCATCCCACCTCCGTACTGAGGCCTACAGCATGCCCTGGTACTCATACTACAGCCTggatgtggtggtcttactactGACCATCCCACTGGGCTCTGTAGGGGCTCTGTTCTCCTTTGTCAGAGTGCTACTCAAACAAAGGTCCAAGAAGACAATGCCCCATTTAGGGAACACAAAGATAGAGAACAGCGCTAAACCAGACTCAAAAAGAGTGGGAAACATACCTCAACTAGATAAAAAGAAAACAGAGAAAATGTCCCATGCAGATAAGAAGAAAACAGAGAAAACCCAGACAGTGAAGAGCAAAGGTAAATAA